One Micromonospora eburnea genomic region harbors:
- a CDS encoding M56 family metallopeptidase: protein MAYALHFAASILACWLTAQVLAVSRWTWQAPRVAIVCWQAIGLALGLSAMGLPMALGLAAYEQPTGSALLALAGDLAHGSLPAGVGVVHLGLVGVGFGIGAVLLTTTVRSIHGTLRAQRRHRELLSLVARQDPTVPGALVLDHPSAAAYCLPGVRPRVVVSAGTLSLLDRAELAAVLTHERAHAEERHDLVLLPFTALCRALPWFRWVRHAHERVALLVEMRADDKARELHAEAPLAGALRRFAAAGHRITPAGALGLGDRDLDVRVQRLLVPDRTPRLLGATALTVAATLVALPISLFLN from the coding sequence GTGGCGTACGCGTTGCACTTCGCCGCGAGCATTCTGGCCTGCTGGCTGACCGCGCAGGTCCTCGCCGTTTCGAGGTGGACCTGGCAGGCCCCACGCGTGGCGATCGTCTGCTGGCAGGCGATCGGGCTGGCGCTCGGCCTCTCCGCGATGGGCCTGCCGATGGCGCTCGGCCTGGCCGCGTACGAACAACCGACCGGGAGCGCGCTGCTCGCCCTCGCCGGCGACCTGGCCCACGGCAGCCTGCCGGCCGGCGTAGGGGTGGTCCACCTCGGCCTGGTCGGGGTCGGCTTCGGCATCGGCGCGGTGCTGCTCACCACGACGGTACGCAGCATCCACGGCACCCTCCGCGCCCAGCGCCGGCACCGGGAGCTGCTCAGCCTGGTTGCCCGCCAGGACCCGACCGTGCCCGGCGCGCTGGTGCTCGACCACCCGAGCGCGGCGGCGTACTGCCTGCCGGGGGTGCGGCCCCGGGTGGTGGTCAGCGCCGGCACGCTCAGTCTGCTGGACCGCGCCGAGCTGGCGGCGGTGCTCACCCACGAGCGGGCGCACGCCGAGGAGCGGCACGACCTGGTGCTCCTGCCGTTCACCGCGCTCTGCCGGGCGTTGCCCTGGTTCCGCTGGGTGCGCCACGCACACGAGCGGGTGGCCCTACTGGTCGAGATGCGGGCCGACGACAAGGCGCGCGAGCTGCACGCCGAGGCGCCGCTGGCCGGGGCGCTGCGCCGGTTCGCCGCCGCCGGGCACCGGATCACGCCGGCCGGCGCGCTCGGCCTCGGCGACCGCGACCTCGACGTACGGGTGCAGCGGCTGCTGGTGCCGGACCGCACGCCCCGGCTGCTCGGCGCCACCGCGCTGACCGTCGCGGCCACCCTGGTGGCCCTGCCGATCTCCCTCTTCCTGAACTGA
- a CDS encoding BlaI/MecI/CopY family transcriptional regulator, which yields MTRLGDLERAVMDVLWDMDPGASGGVTVREVADALDGRELAYTTVMTVLDRLAGKGMVQRQREGRAWRYRPAASREAHIAQLMLDALDLGGSRDAALVRFARSVTGTEAEVLRAALSAEAGLTAGHETALTDRVEDPRAGRPTLADEATER from the coding sequence GTGACTCGGCTGGGCGATCTTGAGCGTGCGGTGATGGACGTGCTGTGGGACATGGACCCGGGCGCGTCGGGCGGCGTCACCGTGCGCGAGGTGGCCGACGCCCTGGACGGGCGCGAGCTGGCGTACACCACGGTCATGACCGTGCTGGACCGGCTCGCCGGCAAGGGCATGGTCCAACGCCAGCGGGAGGGGCGGGCCTGGCGCTACCGGCCCGCGGCCAGCCGCGAGGCACACATCGCCCAGCTCATGCTCGATGCCCTCGATCTCGGCGGCAGCCGGGACGCCGCGCTGGTGCGCTTCGCCCGCTCGGTGACCGGCACCGAGGCGGAGGTGCTGCGCGCGGCGCTGAGCGCCGAGGCCGGCCTCACCGCCGGGCACGAGACCGCACTGACGGACCGGGTCGAGGACCCGCGGGCCGGTCGGCCGACACTGGCCGACGAGGCGACGGAGCGGTAG
- a CDS encoding aldehyde dehydrogenase family protein translates to MSERVAVRKTYKLFIGGKFPRSESGRSYIVQDSNVALASRKDARDAVVAARAAVKGWAGATAYNRGQILYRVAEMLEGRREQFVALGVPAVEVDAAIDRWVWYAGWSDKLPQVYGGANPVAGPYFNLSAPEPTGVVAVVAPEAPALLGLVSVIAPAIVTGNTVVVAASPSAPLAAVTLAEVLATSDLPGGVVNILTGRISETVPTLAGHMDVNAIDLTGVADAELAAELEVKAAENLKRVLRPAPADQDWSADPGTTRMTAFLETKTVWHPKGV, encoded by the coding sequence ATGTCTGAGCGGGTCGCGGTACGCAAGACGTACAAGCTCTTCATCGGCGGGAAGTTCCCGCGCAGCGAGTCGGGACGGTCGTACATCGTGCAGGACTCCAACGTCGCACTGGCGTCCCGCAAGGACGCGCGGGACGCGGTCGTCGCCGCCCGGGCCGCCGTGAAGGGCTGGGCCGGGGCGACCGCGTACAACCGGGGTCAGATCCTCTACCGGGTCGCCGAGATGCTGGAGGGCCGCCGCGAGCAGTTCGTCGCGCTCGGCGTGCCGGCCGTCGAGGTGGACGCGGCGATCGACCGCTGGGTCTGGTACGCCGGCTGGTCGGACAAGCTCCCCCAGGTGTACGGCGGCGCGAACCCGGTGGCCGGGCCGTACTTCAACCTGTCGGCGCCCGAGCCGACCGGGGTGGTGGCCGTGGTGGCCCCCGAGGCCCCGGCGCTGCTCGGTCTGGTCAGCGTGATCGCTCCGGCCATCGTCACCGGCAACACGGTGGTGGTCGCCGCCTCCCCGTCGGCGCCGCTCGCGGCGGTGACCCTGGCCGAGGTGCTGGCCACCTCCGACCTGCCGGGCGGTGTGGTCAACATCCTCACCGGCCGGATCAGCGAGACGGTGCCGACGCTGGCCGGGCACATGGACGTCAACGCGATCGATCTGACCGGGGTGGCCGACGCCGAGCTGGCGGCGGAGCTGGAGGTCAAGGCGGCGGAGAACCTCAAGCGGGTGCTCCGGCCGGCCCCGGCCGACCAGGACTGGTCCGCCGACCCGGGCACCACCCGAATGACCGCCTTCCTGGAGACGAAGACCGTCTGGCACCCCAAGGGCGTGTAG
- a CDS encoding aldehyde dehydrogenase family protein encodes MFEYAPAPESRSVVDIKPSYGLFVDGKFVDPVDGGSFKSINPASEEVLAEIAEAGNEDVDRAVRAARAAHEKVWGPMPGRDRAKYLFRIARIIQERSRELAVLESLDNGKPIKESRDVDVPLVAAHFFYYAGWADKLEHAGFGANPQPLGVAAQVIPWNFPLLMLAWKIAPALAAGNTVVLKPAETTPLTALLFAEICQQADLPAGVVNIVTGAGETGRALVEHPGVDKVAFTGSTEVGKAIARAVAGTRKKLTLELGGKAANIVFDDAPVDQAVEGIVNGIFFNQGHVCCAGSRLLVQESVADRVLESLKRRMAQLRVGDPLDKNTDIGAINSAAQLARIRELSEAGAAEGAERWSPACELPERGFWFAPTIFTGVTQAHRIAREEIFGPVLSVLTFRTPAEAVEKANNTPYGLSAGIWTDKGSRILWMADRLRAGVVWANTFNKFDPTSPFGGYKESGYGREGGRHGLEAYLNV; translated from the coding sequence ATGTTCGAATACGCCCCCGCCCCCGAGTCGCGTTCGGTGGTGGACATCAAGCCCTCGTACGGGCTCTTCGTCGACGGGAAGTTCGTCGACCCGGTCGACGGCGGCAGCTTCAAGTCGATCAACCCGGCCTCCGAGGAGGTCCTCGCCGAGATCGCCGAGGCCGGCAACGAGGACGTGGACCGCGCGGTCCGCGCCGCGAGGGCGGCGCACGAGAAGGTCTGGGGTCCGATGCCGGGCCGTGACCGGGCCAAGTACCTGTTCCGGATCGCCCGGATCATCCAGGAGCGCTCCCGCGAGCTGGCCGTGCTGGAGTCGCTGGACAACGGCAAGCCGATCAAGGAATCCCGGGACGTCGACGTCCCGCTGGTCGCCGCGCACTTCTTCTACTACGCCGGTTGGGCCGACAAGCTGGAGCACGCCGGCTTCGGGGCGAATCCGCAGCCGCTCGGCGTGGCCGCGCAGGTCATCCCGTGGAACTTCCCGCTGCTCATGCTGGCCTGGAAGATCGCCCCCGCGCTCGCCGCCGGCAACACGGTGGTGTTGAAGCCGGCCGAGACCACCCCGCTGACCGCGCTGCTCTTCGCCGAGATCTGCCAGCAGGCCGACCTGCCGGCCGGCGTGGTCAACATCGTCACCGGCGCCGGGGAGACCGGCCGGGCGCTGGTCGAGCACCCGGGCGTGGACAAGGTCGCGTTCACCGGCTCGACCGAGGTCGGCAAGGCCATCGCCCGCGCGGTCGCCGGCACCCGCAAGAAGCTCACCCTGGAGCTGGGCGGCAAGGCCGCCAACATCGTCTTCGACGACGCCCCGGTCGACCAGGCCGTCGAGGGCATCGTCAACGGCATCTTCTTCAACCAGGGGCACGTCTGCTGCGCCGGCTCGCGACTGCTGGTGCAGGAGTCCGTCGCCGACCGGGTGCTGGAGTCGCTGAAGCGCCGGATGGCGCAGCTGCGGGTCGGCGACCCGCTGGACAAGAACACCGACATCGGCGCGATCAACTCGGCCGCCCAGCTCGCCCGGATCCGGGAGCTCTCCGAGGCCGGCGCCGCCGAGGGCGCCGAGCGCTGGTCGCCCGCCTGCGAGCTGCCCGAGCGCGGCTTCTGGTTCGCCCCGACGATCTTCACCGGGGTCACCCAGGCCCACCGGATCGCCCGCGAGGAGATCTTCGGCCCGGTGCTGTCCGTGCTCACCTTCCGCACCCCGGCCGAGGCGGTGGAGAAGGCGAACAACACGCCGTACGGGCTGTCGGCAGGGATCTGGACCGACAAGGGCTCCCGGATCCTGTGGATGGCCGACCGGCTCCGCGCCGGCGTGGTCTGGGCCAACACGTTCAACAAGTTCGACCCCACCTCGCCGTTCGGCGGCTACAAGGAGTCGGGCTACGGTCGCGAGGGCGGCCGGCACGGGCTGGAGGCGTACCTCAATGTCTGA
- the deoC gene encoding deoxyribose-phosphate aldolase, with amino-acid sequence MTATATSARSDLSELGRSETALRTFLHGLPGVDQVGAEQRAAQLGTRSIKTTAKAQAIDLAIRMVDLTTLEGADTPGKVRALATKALRPDPADPSCPHVGAVCVYPAMVPYVAEVLRGSAVHLASVATAFPSGQAPLEVKLADTRAAVAAGADEIDMVISRGDFLAGRYQAVYDEIVATKEACGDAHLKVILETGELTTYDNVRRASWLAMLAGADFIKTSTGKVPVAATPPVTLVMLEAVRDFRAATGRQVGVKPAGGIRTTKDAIKYLVMVNETVGADWLDPDWFRFGASSLLNDLLMQRTKLKTGVYSGPDYFTLD; translated from the coding sequence ATGACGGCGACAGCGACGTCGGCCCGGTCGGACCTCTCCGAGCTGGGACGATCCGAGACCGCTCTGCGGACCTTCCTCCACGGCCTGCCCGGCGTGGACCAGGTGGGCGCGGAGCAGCGGGCGGCGCAACTCGGCACCCGATCCATCAAGACCACCGCGAAGGCCCAGGCGATCGACCTGGCGATCCGGATGGTCGACCTGACCACCCTCGAAGGGGCCGACACCCCCGGCAAGGTGCGGGCGCTGGCCACCAAGGCGCTGCGCCCCGACCCGGCCGACCCGTCCTGCCCGCACGTCGGCGCGGTCTGCGTCTATCCCGCCATGGTCCCGTACGTGGCCGAGGTGCTGCGCGGCAGCGCCGTGCACCTGGCCAGCGTGGCGACCGCCTTCCCGTCGGGCCAGGCACCGCTGGAGGTCAAGCTCGCCGACACCCGGGCAGCCGTCGCGGCCGGGGCCGACGAGATCGACATGGTGATCAGCCGGGGCGACTTCCTGGCCGGCCGCTACCAGGCGGTGTACGACGAGATCGTCGCCACCAAGGAGGCGTGCGGGGACGCCCACCTCAAGGTGATCCTGGAGACCGGCGAGCTGACCACGTACGACAACGTGCGGCGGGCATCCTGGCTGGCCATGCTGGCCGGCGCCGACTTCATCAAGACCTCCACCGGCAAGGTCCCGGTCGCGGCCACCCCGCCGGTGACCCTGGTGATGCTGGAGGCGGTCCGCGACTTCCGCGCCGCCACCGGGCGGCAGGTCGGCGTGAAGCCGGCCGGCGGCATCCGGACCACCAAGGACGCGATCAAATACCTGGTCATGGTCAACGAGACCGTCGGCGCGGACTGGCTGGACCCGGACTGGTTCCGGTTCGGCGCGTCCAGCCTGCTCAACGACCTGCTCATGCAGCGGACCAAGCTGAAGACCGGCGTCTACTCCGGTCCCGACTACTTCACCCTGGACTGA
- the upp gene encoding uracil phosphoribosyltransferase has product MDVHLIDHPLAQARLTAMRDERTDSPSFRAALRELTTMLVYEAARSFPVEKYSIQTPVTATEGTRLANPPLLVPVLRAGLGMADAALGLLPESSMGFVGLARDEETFEPRAYMESLPRDLSGLPVLVLDPMLATGGSLEHCCRLLADRGCTDITVLCVLAAPVGIERLERSGLPLRLVTASIDEGLNDRKFIVPGLGDAGDRQFGGMPRF; this is encoded by the coding sequence GTGGACGTACACCTCATTGACCACCCGCTCGCCCAGGCGCGGCTGACCGCCATGCGGGACGAACGGACCGACTCGCCGTCGTTCCGGGCCGCACTGCGCGAACTCACCACCATGCTGGTGTACGAGGCGGCGCGCTCGTTCCCCGTCGAGAAGTACTCGATCCAGACCCCGGTCACCGCGACCGAGGGCACCCGACTGGCGAACCCGCCGCTGCTCGTGCCGGTGCTGCGGGCCGGTCTCGGCATGGCCGACGCCGCGCTCGGGCTGCTGCCCGAGTCGTCCATGGGCTTCGTCGGCCTGGCCCGCGACGAGGAGACGTTCGAGCCGCGCGCGTACATGGAGTCGCTGCCCCGGGACCTGAGCGGCCTGCCGGTGCTGGTGCTCGACCCGATGCTGGCCACCGGCGGCTCACTGGAGCACTGCTGCCGGCTGCTCGCCGACCGTGGCTGCACCGACATCACGGTGCTGTGCGTCCTGGCCGCGCCGGTCGGCATCGAGCGGCTGGAGCGCTCCGGCCTCCCCCTGCGCCTGGTCACCGCCTCCATCGACGAGGGCCTCAACGACCGCAAGTTCATCGTCCCCGGCCTCGGCGACGCCGGCGACCGCCAGTTCGGCGGCATGCCCCGCTTCTAG
- a CDS encoding RNA polymerase sigma factor: MKPVGERDEDWFTSLYATHYPDIVRYGLRRLPNADAATELAQDVFIVAWRRRSEVPERPLPWLYAVARHTVANRWRHGRTVPTLLPLAEADQVPAGFVEPDAMAPVLDLHRALRELPEADQEILRLVGWEDLSVADAAVAMGCTRSAAAVRLFRARRRLRSALATPVPLNNPRSVSVHV; this comes from the coding sequence ATGAAACCCGTGGGTGAGCGGGACGAGGACTGGTTCACCAGCCTCTACGCCACGCACTACCCGGACATCGTCAGATACGGACTGCGGCGGCTTCCGAATGCCGACGCGGCCACCGAACTCGCCCAGGACGTTTTCATCGTCGCCTGGCGGCGGCGGAGCGAGGTCCCCGAGCGCCCTCTTCCGTGGCTCTACGCCGTCGCACGGCACACCGTGGCGAACCGCTGGCGGCACGGGCGCACCGTTCCCACCCTGCTCCCGCTCGCCGAGGCCGATCAGGTGCCGGCGGGGTTCGTCGAGCCCGACGCCATGGCACCCGTGCTCGACCTGCACCGGGCGCTGCGTGAGCTACCCGAAGCCGACCAGGAGATTCTCCGGCTGGTCGGCTGGGAGGACCTCAGCGTCGCGGACGCAGCCGTCGCCATGGGCTGCACCCGCTCCGCCGCTGCGGTACGGCTCTTCCGGGCCCGGCGTCGACTGCGTTCCGCCCTGGCCACACCCGTGCCGCTCAACAACCCCCGATCGGTGTCAGTCCATGTCTGA
- a CDS encoding CU044_5270 family protein, which produces MRTQQQVRNLLGPADPARGVALPPSSLSAHDVIMRAETSAPPAPVPARRRTSRRTVLVGAAVAAAAVASAGVVPLLQDGSAPTEPTRPVDGIVLQPVGYEIASDAEPAGPHLRALAGRITDASYDREGGRYAYHRVKSWGGSMQQSQEGYLVSYVEERRSWATPDGRRWTDRTELGMEFPDAASRDYWTRQLPAPAVSQAAAGPVEEPRDQADRRLPADRAALARLLRTDLPALDMADAVYNTYVRHLVPRRTRADILTILADKPGFVWRGRVVDRAGRPGLAVTADLTLAADRPEDTQRYQMLLIFDPGTGELLAQEYLEQAPKQRVLHYGLLLQASHTDTLG; this is translated from the coding sequence ATGCGCACCCAGCAGCAGGTTCGGAACCTCCTGGGCCCGGCCGATCCGGCGCGTGGCGTGGCCCTGCCGCCGTCATCGCTCTCCGCACACGACGTGATCATGCGGGCGGAGACCAGCGCGCCTCCCGCGCCGGTGCCGGCTCGCCGACGTACGAGCCGCCGCACGGTCCTGGTCGGCGCGGCCGTCGCGGCGGCCGCGGTCGCGTCCGCCGGCGTGGTGCCGCTTCTCCAGGACGGCAGCGCACCCACCGAGCCGACGCGGCCGGTCGACGGGATCGTGCTGCAACCGGTGGGCTACGAGATCGCCTCCGACGCAGAACCGGCCGGGCCGCACCTGCGGGCGCTTGCCGGGCGCATCACCGACGCGTCCTACGACCGGGAAGGCGGTCGCTACGCCTACCACCGGGTCAAGTCCTGGGGCGGCTCGATGCAGCAGTCGCAGGAGGGTTACCTGGTCAGTTACGTGGAGGAACGCCGGAGCTGGGCCACGCCCGACGGCCGCCGGTGGACGGACCGCACGGAGCTGGGCATGGAGTTCCCCGACGCGGCGTCCCGGGACTACTGGACGAGGCAGCTGCCCGCGCCCGCCGTCAGCCAGGCGGCCGCAGGGCCCGTCGAGGAACCACGGGATCAAGCTGACAGGCGCCTGCCTGCCGACCGTGCGGCACTCGCCCGTCTGCTCCGGACCGACCTTCCGGCTCTCGACATGGCCGATGCCGTGTACAACACGTACGTCCGGCACCTGGTGCCGCGGCGGACCCGTGCCGACATCCTGACCATCCTGGCCGACAAGCCCGGTTTCGTGTGGCGTGGCCGGGTCGTCGACCGGGCCGGCCGCCCGGGCCTGGCCGTCACCGCCGACCTCACCCTGGCCGCGGACCGGCCCGAGGACACGCAGCGCTACCAGATGTTGCTGATTTTCGATCCGGGTACCGGTGAACTGCTCGCCCAGGAGTACCTGGAGCAGGCCCCTAAGCAGCGCGTGCTCCACTACGGGCTGCTGCTCCAGGCCAGCCATACCGACACGCTCGGCTGA
- a CDS encoding phospho-sugar mutase: MAADTTDLDELRAQALRWLDDDPDPASRDELRAVLDELPGSAPELADRFAGPLTFGTAGLRGPLRAGPNGMNLAVVTQAAAGLVAWLAEQGGTGPLVIGYDARYGSRAFAERTAQVATGAGRPALVLPRPLPTPVLAYAVRHLGAVAGVMVTASHNPPRDNGYKVYLGAQLGGELGAGAQIVPPADAGIEAAIRAVGPLAKVPLGPAGEVLGDDLVAAYVERAVAVVDPAGPRDLKVAYTPLHGVGAAVLTAAFSRAGFPTPGVVPDQAEPDPAFPTVNFPNPEEPGAVDKLVALAGSTGADLAIANDPDADRCAVAVPDGAGTWRMLRGDEVGALLADHLMRRGVTGLYATTIVSSSLLRAMCAARGLPYDETLTGFKWIVRAGGGSQPLVFGYEEALGYCVAPEHVRDKDGITAALTVAELAAGLKAEGRTLTDRLDELAAEFGVHHTDQLSVRVDDLRKITQMMTRLRTAVPASLLGHPVTEASDLLPDADVVILRTDAARVVIRPSGTEPKLKAYLEVVEPVADGDVPAARARATDAVAALRTEIATTLGL; encoded by the coding sequence ATGGCGGCGGATACCACTGACCTTGACGAACTTCGCGCGCAGGCCCTCCGGTGGCTCGACGACGACCCCGACCCGGCCAGCCGGGACGAGCTGCGCGCGGTCCTGGACGAGCTGCCGGGCAGCGCACCGGAGCTGGCCGACCGGTTCGCCGGACCACTGACCTTCGGCACCGCCGGGCTGCGCGGCCCGCTGCGCGCCGGCCCGAACGGAATGAACCTCGCGGTGGTCACCCAGGCCGCCGCCGGGCTGGTCGCCTGGCTCGCCGAACAGGGCGGCACCGGTCCGCTGGTCATCGGGTACGACGCCCGGTACGGGTCGCGGGCCTTCGCGGAGCGCACCGCACAGGTCGCCACCGGCGCGGGTCGCCCGGCCCTGGTGTTGCCCCGCCCGCTGCCCACCCCGGTGCTGGCGTACGCGGTGCGGCACCTCGGCGCGGTGGCCGGGGTCATGGTCACCGCCAGCCACAACCCGCCGCGGGACAACGGCTACAAGGTCTACCTGGGCGCGCAGCTCGGCGGGGAACTCGGCGCGGGCGCGCAGATCGTGCCGCCGGCCGACGCCGGCATCGAGGCGGCCATCCGGGCGGTCGGCCCGCTGGCGAAGGTGCCGCTCGGCCCGGCCGGCGAGGTGCTCGGCGACGATCTGGTCGCCGCGTACGTGGAGCGGGCCGTCGCGGTGGTCGACCCGGCCGGACCGCGCGACCTGAAGGTGGCGTACACGCCACTGCACGGGGTGGGTGCCGCGGTGCTGACCGCCGCCTTCTCCCGGGCCGGGTTCCCGACCCCCGGCGTGGTGCCCGATCAGGCCGAACCGGACCCGGCCTTCCCGACGGTGAACTTCCCCAACCCGGAGGAGCCGGGCGCGGTGGACAAGCTGGTCGCGCTGGCCGGCTCGACGGGCGCGGACCTCGCCATCGCCAACGACCCGGACGCGGACCGCTGCGCGGTGGCCGTCCCGGACGGCGCGGGAACGTGGCGGATGCTGCGCGGGGACGAGGTCGGCGCACTGCTCGCCGACCACCTGATGCGCCGCGGGGTCACCGGCCTGTACGCCACCACCATCGTGTCGTCGTCCCTGCTCCGGGCGATGTGCGCGGCCCGTGGCCTGCCATACGACGAGACGCTGACCGGGTTCAAGTGGATCGTCCGGGCCGGCGGCGGGAGCCAGCCGCTGGTCTTCGGGTACGAGGAGGCGCTCGGCTACTGCGTCGCGCCGGAGCACGTACGCGACAAGGACGGCATCACCGCCGCGCTGACCGTGGCCGAACTGGCGGCCGGCCTGAAGGCCGAGGGCCGTACGCTCACCGACCGGCTGGACGAGCTGGCCGCCGAGTTCGGCGTGCACCACACCGACCAGCTCTCGGTACGGGTGGACGACCTGCGGAAGATCACGCAGATGATGACGCGACTCCGGACGGCCGTCCCGGCCTCGCTGCTCGGGCACCCGGTGACCGAGGCGTCCGACCTGTTGCCGGACGCGGACGTGGTGATCCTGCGTACCGACGCGGCCCGGGTGGTGATCCGCCCCTCCGGCACCGAGCCGAAGCTGAAGGCGTACCTGGAGGTGGTGGAGCCGGTCGCGGACGGCGACGTGCCGGCGGCCCGTGCCCGCGCGACGGACGCCGTGGCGGCCCTCCGCACCGAGATCGCCACCACCCTCGGCCTCTGA
- a CDS encoding serine/threonine-protein kinase, with translation MTQIPTWSGGPVSPPTGRAAPGTTIGGRYSLRSPVGNGGMGTVWRATDTLLRRDVAVKEVVLPPGLAPSDRDAMYERTLREARAAAAIQHPAVVQVYDVVTEGGRPWIVMELLDARSLADMVIEDGPVAPRAVAKIGIALLGALEVAHAIGVLHRDVKPANVLICTDGRCVLTDFGVARMPTDVQLTTPGMVLGSPHFISPERAMGQDFGPPSDLFSLGVTLYTAVEGRPPFDKGDPIETMHAVVEDPPAPPQRSGALTRVLMGLLEKDPARRMDVHTARAMLRELLAGPLTSNATAVNSVTDPYAVVPVQRPATPPAIITPEPKPTGQIGGRAMIAPGESLTDRLAALRRGERPEPPAVPAAAALDETSADALASPLDTPTGAMPAPTAAPEATQRISPDATQRLAAGHPDATQRLGGAHPDATQPVYGHGAAAIQPGGAHPDATQPVYGRGADATQPVYGHGADATQPVYAGAQWSVPGTGQPWPTAPAPAPADGGALGKARSLGNQLVDTVKGWPRKVQLGVAGGVAVLLLITVIALNSGGDEPQPPIVNSLPTAGAEAPPVEMQEQSIKGVTVQVPKGWERKDSGGVYVDFVDPQQEGRKVRVLAETWKGDSMSWAKSASRNLKKKAPDSKTCSEPYTEVSVTEQELAGKPAAEFEYTCGEGDSMRHGVWRGVVQGGKVYSFYLTSNDADFAESKPIFDAMVRSFQFSGSN, from the coding sequence GTGACTCAGATCCCGACGTGGAGCGGCGGACCAGTCAGTCCCCCCACTGGACGCGCGGCACCCGGCACGACCATCGGCGGTCGCTACTCACTGCGCTCTCCGGTGGGCAACGGCGGCATGGGGACGGTATGGCGTGCCACCGACACCCTGCTGCGCCGCGACGTGGCGGTGAAGGAGGTCGTCCTCCCGCCGGGGCTGGCCCCCAGCGACCGTGACGCGATGTACGAGCGCACCCTCCGTGAGGCCCGCGCCGCCGCCGCGATCCAGCACCCCGCCGTGGTCCAGGTGTACGACGTGGTCACCGAGGGTGGCCGGCCGTGGATCGTGATGGAGCTGCTGGACGCGCGCAGCCTCGCCGACATGGTGATCGAGGACGGGCCGGTCGCGCCCCGCGCGGTCGCCAAGATCGGCATCGCCCTGCTCGGCGCGCTGGAGGTGGCGCACGCGATCGGCGTACTGCACCGCGACGTCAAGCCGGCCAACGTGCTCATCTGCACCGACGGCCGCTGCGTGCTGACCGACTTCGGCGTCGCCCGGATGCCCACCGACGTGCAGCTCACCACGCCCGGCATGGTCCTCGGGTCGCCGCACTTCATCTCGCCCGAGCGGGCGATGGGCCAGGATTTCGGCCCGCCGAGCGACCTCTTCTCCCTCGGCGTGACGCTCTACACCGCCGTCGAGGGGCGTCCCCCGTTCGACAAGGGTGACCCGATCGAGACCATGCACGCGGTGGTCGAGGACCCGCCGGCCCCGCCGCAGCGCAGCGGCGCGCTGACCCGCGTGCTGATGGGCCTGCTGGAGAAGGACCCGGCCCGGCGGATGGACGTGCACACCGCTCGGGCCATGCTGCGCGAGCTGCTCGCCGGCCCGCTGACCAGCAACGCCACCGCGGTCAACTCGGTCACCGACCCGTACGCGGTGGTGCCGGTGCAGCGGCCGGCCACGCCGCCCGCGATCATCACGCCCGAGCCGAAGCCGACCGGCCAGATCGGCGGCCGGGCGATGATCGCCCCCGGCGAGTCGCTGACCGACCGGCTCGCCGCCCTGCGCCGGGGCGAGCGTCCCGAGCCGCCGGCCGTCCCGGCCGCCGCGGCGCTCGACGAGACCAGCGCCGACGCCCTGGCCAGCCCGCTGGACACGCCCACCGGCGCGATGCCCGCACCCACCGCCGCCCCGGAGGCCACCCAGCGGATCTCGCCCGACGCCACCCAGCGGCTGGCGGCCGGCCACCCGGACGCCACGCAGCGCCTCGGTGGCGCCCACCCCGACGCCACCCAGCCGGTCTACGGCCACGGGGCCGCCGCGATCCAGCCGGGCGGCGCCCACCCGGACGCCACCCAGCCGGTCTACGGCCGCGGGGCCGACGCCACCCAGCCGGTCTACGGCCACGGGGCCGACGCCACCCAGCCGGTCTACGCAGGCGCCCAGTGGTCGGTGCCCGGCACCGGCCAGCCGTGGCCCACCGCCCCGGCGCCGGCACCCGCCGACGGGGGCGCGCTCGGCAAGGCCCGCAGCCTCGGCAACCAGCTCGTCGACACCGTCAAGGGCTGGCCGCGCAAGGTGCAGCTCGGGGTGGCCGGCGGCGTCGCCGTACTGCTGCTGATCACCGTGATCGCGCTCAACAGCGGCGGCGACGAGCCCCAACCGCCGATCGTGAACTCGCTGCCCACCGCCGGCGCCGAGGCCCCGCCGGTGGAGATGCAGGAGCAGTCCATCAAGGGCGTCACCGTCCAGGTGCCGAAGGGCTGGGAGCGGAAGGACTCCGGCGGCGTCTACGTCGACTTCGTCGACCCGCAGCAGGAGGGCCGGAAGGTGCGGGTGCTCGCCGAGACGTGGAAGGGCGACTCGATGAGCTGGGCCAAGTCCGCCTCCCGGAATCTCAAGAAGAAGGCCCCCGACAGCAAGACCTGTTCGGAGCCGTACACCGAGGTGTCGGTGACCGAGCAGGAGCTGGCCGGCAAGCCGGCGGCGGAGTTCGAGTACACCTGCGGTGAGGGCGACTCGATGCGGCACGGCGTGTGGCGCGGGGTGGTGCAGGGCGGCAAGGTCTACTCGTTCTACCTGACCTCGAACGACGCCGACTTCGCCGAGAGCAAGCCGATCTTCGACGCGATGGTCCGGTCGTTCCAGTTCTCCGGGAGCAACTGA